One region of Miscanthus floridulus cultivar M001 chromosome 19, ASM1932011v1, whole genome shotgun sequence genomic DNA includes:
- the LOC136528743 gene encoding putative glycerol-3-phosphate transporter 5 encodes MEVAGAAPARGLGRHEYAVLALTFASYASFHASRKPPSIVKAVLSADWAPFSGARGPHRLGELDVAFLSSYALAMFAAGHLADRADLRRLLGTAMLASGAACAALGAAYFLDVHALAFFVAAQVASGVVQSAGWPCVVAVVGNWFGHASKRGTIMGLWNSHTSVGNIAGSVLAAAVLEFGWGWSFLVPAVVIAALGVVVLVFLVAHPSEAGLEVEVMEVEMNGDGGEEVGLLGEDKKEVQGNEDDEFELEMGSQLPRAIGFVEAWKLPGVAPYAFCLFFSKLVAYTFLYWLPFYIRNNAVAGQFLSHKASGILSIVFDIGGVLGGISAGFLSDAIGARAITSVLFLLLSIPALIVYRTYGSISMHHNIGLMFLSGYFVNGPYSLITTAVATDLGTQDAIKGNSRALATVSAIIDGTGSVGAALGPLLTGYISTRGWNSVFFMLIVSISLAILFLIRLAKDEIVTKLST; translated from the exons ATGGAAGTCGCGGGGGCCGCGcccgcgcggggcctcgggcggcACGAGTACGCGGTGCTGGCGCTCACCTTCGCGTCCTACGCGTCGTTCCACGCCTCCCGCAAGCCGCCGAGCATCGTCAAGGCCGTGCTCTCCGCGGACTGGGCCCCCTTCTCGGGCGCCCGGGGCCCGCACCGCCTCGGCGAGCTCGACGTCGCCTTCCTCTCCTCCTACGCGCTCGCCATGTTCGCCGCGGGCCACCTCGCCGACCGCGCCGACCTCCGCCGCCTCCTCGGCACGGCCATGCTCGCGTCCGGCGCCGCGTGCGCCGCGCTCGGCGCCGCCTACTTCCTCGACGTCCACGCGCTCGCCTTCTTCGTGGCCGCGCAGGTTGCCAGCGGCGTCGTCCAGTCCGCCGGGTGGCCCTGCGTGGTCGCCGTCGTCGGGAACTGGTTCGGCCACGCCTCCAAGCGCGGCACCATCATGGGGTTGTGGAACTCGCACACCTCCGTCGGGAACATCGCTGGCTCGGTCCTCGCCGCGGCCGTGCTCGAGTTCGGGTGGGGCTGGTCCTTCTTGGTTCCTGCGGTCGTCATCGCCGCGCTCGGAGTTGTCGTGCTGGTGTTCTTGGTCGCGCACCCGAGCGAGGCTGGCTTGGAGGTGGAGGTAATGGAGGTTGAGATGAATGGGGATGGTGGGGAGGAGGTAGGGCTGCTTGGGGAGGATAAGAAAGAGGTTCAAGGGAATGAGGATGACGAGTTCGAGCTGGAAATGGGATCACAATTGCCGAGAGCAATCGGGTTCGTGGAGGCATGGAAACTGCCTGGCGTGGCGCCATATGCATTCTGCCTATTTTTCTCCAAGCTCGTTGCCTACACCTTCCTCTACTGGTTGCCATTCTATATCAGAAATAATG CCGTAGCAGGTCAGTTCTTGTCACACAAGGCTTCAGGAATTTTATCAATTGTATTCGACATTGGAGGCGTCTTAGGAGGGATTTCGGCTGGTTTTCTTTCGGATGCCATAGGTGCCCGTGCAATAACATCAGTTCTGTTCCTCTTGCTGTCAATCCCAGCACTCATTGTGTACCGGACATATGGAAGCATATCCATGCACCACAACATTGGTCTCATGTTCCTCTCTGGTTACTTTGTGAATGGTCCATACTCTCTCATCACCACAGCTGTAGCAACTGATCTTGGCACCCAAGACGCGATCAAGGGAAATTCACGGGCGCTGGCAACAGTCTCTGCAATAATTGATGGCACTGGTTCTGTTGGTGCAGCCCTGGGCCCCTTGCTTACGGGTTACATTTCAACTAGAGGATGGAATAGTGTATTTTTCATGTTGATTGTTTCCATATCACTTGCCATCCTGTTTTTGATACGGCTGGCAAAGGATGAGATAGTAACCAAGCTTAGCACATGA
- the LOC136525294 gene encoding uncharacterized protein, with protein sequence MALKRPRSRSSEPPAPPAKRQLPWPTGRSPSVPKVSLIGIIAARRSDRLRGQAASRWSSVVPRPRTPTPSQPTLFRSSTSPEPADGPQSPTERVRDDGGRKRKKALYLVMQEHGQGHGHGVVSTYAVHRVDLARSQHGISVSSEEFEEPPVLRFKAVPGMAFLKARSTVVGVTDRNAGAVEAESVIIDASTWEVSTGPPPPSTEYGLVEVSGKIYAADMLTEDPRCVVLRSAAAAARDARVGWTSLPRPPFRDRILTLAAYPLRRGLLASTEKGETFLLDGRRRGGAAWIALPGSARLPWEERAVYAKDHDLWFEV encoded by the coding sequence ATGGCGCTGAAGCGGCCACGATCTAGGTCAAGTGAGCCACCTGCACCGCCGGCGAAGCGCCAGCTCCCGTGGCCGACGGGGAGATCGCCTTCCGTGCCCAAGGTTAGCCTTATCGGCATTATCGCTGCCAGGCGGTCCGATAGGCTGCGCGGCCAGGCGGCCTCACGGTGGTCTTCGGTGGTCCCGCGGCCCAGGACACCAACGCCGTCTCAGCCGACCTTGTTCCGGTCGAGTacgtcgccggagccggccgacGGACCCCAATCGCCTACGGAGCGCGTCCGCGACGACGGTGGCCGCAAGAGGAAGAAGGCACTTTATCTAGTCATGCAGGAGCACGGCCAAGGCCACGGCCACGGCGTTGTCTCCACGTACGCCGTGCACCGCGTCGACTTGGCGCGCTCCCAGCACGGCATCTCGGTCTCCAGTGAAGAATTCGAAGAACCGCCCGTTTTGCGCTTCAAGGCGGTTCCGGGCATGGCTTTTCTCAAGGCCAGATCGACGGTCGTGGGCGTCACTGACAGGAACGCCGGCGCCGTCGAAGCCGAGAGCGTCATCATCGACGCGAGCACGTGGGAAGTGTCCACCGGCCCTCCGCCGCCATCGACCGAGTACGGCCTCGTCGAGGTCTCCGGCAAGATCTACGCCGCTGACATGCTCACCGAGGATCCGCGGTGCGTCGTCCTTCgctcggcggctgcggcggcgagaGACGCGCGCGTCGGGTGGACATCCCTGCCGCGGCCTCCGTTCCGCGACCGCATCCTGACGCTCGCCGCGTACCCGCTGCGCCGCGGCCTCCTAGCCTCGACGGAGAAAGGCGAGACGTTCCTCCTCGACGGCCGCCGCCGAGGCGGTGCGGCGTGGATCGCGCTGCCCGGGTCGGCGCGGCTGCCGTGGGAAGAGCGCGCCGTGTACGCCAAGGACCACGACCTGTGGTTCGAGGTGTAG
- the LOC136525646 gene encoding uncharacterized protein has translation MEWRGDCLGLGLAARDRGGRRAIVDPADPAAPARPAAGDRGGRRAAVDPVAPVRLAARDRGRKRAAAYPADPATPARLAAGDTGGRRAAADPTAPARLATRDRGRRCAAAYPADPAAPARLATGDRGGRRAAADSAAPARLATGDRGRRRVAAYPMDPAAPARLATGDRGGRRAAEDPAALARLATGDRLGRHAAADPAAPTRLAVRDRGGRRAAADPAAPTRLAAGDRGRERSQGYEGEAGAV, from the coding sequence ATGGAGTGGAGAGGAGACTGCCTCGGCCTTGGCCTGGCTGCCAGAGACAGAGGAGGGAGGCGCGCCATCGTGGATCCCGCGGATCCGGCCGCCCCCGCGCGCCCGGCCGCCGGAGACAGAGGAGGGAGGCGCGCTGCCGTGGATCCGGTCGCCCCCGTGCGCCTAGCCGCCAGAGACAGAGGACGAAAGCGCGCCGCCGCGTATCCCGCGGATCCGGCCACCCCCGCGCGCCTGGCCGCCGGAGACACAGGAGGGAGGCGCGCTGCCGCGGATCCGACCGCCCCCGCGCGCCTGGCCACCAGAGACAGAGGACGGAGGTGCGCCGCCGCGTATCCCGCGGATCCGGCCGCCCCTGCGCGCCTGGCCACCGGAGACAGAGGAGGGAGGCGCGCTGCCGCGGATTCGGCCGCCCCCGCGCGCCTGGCCACCGGAGATAGAGGACGGAGGCGCGTCGCCGCGTATCCCATGGATCCAGCCGCCCCCGCGCGCCTGGCCACCGGAGACAGAGGAGGGAGGCGCGCCGCTGAGGATCCGGCTGCCCTCGCGCGCCTGGCCACCGGAGACAGATTAGGGAGGCATGCCGCCGCGGATCCGGCCGCCCCCACACGCCTGGCCGTCAGAGACAGAGGAGGGAGGCGTGCCGCCGCGGATCCGGCCGCCCCCACGCGCTTGGCCGCCGGAGACAGAGGGAGAGAGCGGAGTCAGGGCTATGAGGGAGAGGCCGGGGCTGTGTGA